A genomic region of Candidatus Marimicrobium litorale contains the following coding sequences:
- a CDS encoding TIGR00153 family protein translates to MAILSPLGNLFGRSPIGPIQEHMALADEAAQLLPALFRAMAADDWDSAKQVHKDIVSAESAADKMKRSVRKHLPNNLFLPVPRSDLLTLVGIQDHVANTAKDIAGLVIGRSIRFPEKLQDAAIELAEASAATSAQALSAIQELDELLAVGFTGQEEVRRVEDMLKTLDKLERASDKMAIKMRSALFKLEKDLPPVEVMFLYQIISLVCTVADDAEAAGDRLQILMAK, encoded by the coding sequence ATGGCAATTTTAAGCCCTCTTGGCAACCTGTTTGGACGGTCACCGATCGGCCCCATTCAGGAACATATGGCGCTGGCAGACGAGGCGGCACAACTATTGCCAGCGCTGTTTCGGGCCATGGCTGCCGATGACTGGGACTCCGCCAAGCAGGTGCACAAAGACATTGTCTCCGCGGAATCTGCGGCAGATAAAATGAAGCGCTCCGTGCGAAAGCATTTACCGAATAACCTGTTCCTGCCAGTACCCCGTTCCGATTTATTGACGCTGGTCGGCATTCAGGACCATGTTGCCAATACCGCCAAGGATATCGCGGGATTGGTGATCGGCCGTAGCATTCGATTTCCCGAGAAGCTTCAGGATGCGGCCATCGAGCTGGCCGAGGCTTCTGCGGCAACCTCTGCTCAGGCACTCAGCGCGATTCAGGAACTGGATGAATTACTGGCGGTTGGATTTACCGGGCAGGAAGAAGTGCGCCGTGTAGAGGACATGCTCAAGACACTCGATAAACTCGAACGGGCGTCTGACAAAATGGCGATCAAGATGCGCTCGGCGCTGTTCAAATTGGAAAAAGATCTTCCGCCGGTGGAAGTGATGTTTCTCTACCAGATCATATCTTTGGTTTGCACGGTAGCAGACGATGCTGAAGCTGCCGGCGATCGACTGCAAATACTCATGGCCAAGTAG